In the genome of Palaemon carinicauda isolate YSFRI2023 chromosome 13, ASM3689809v2, whole genome shotgun sequence, one region contains:
- the LOC137651719 gene encoding piggyBac transposable element-derived protein 3-like — translation MFDTNEEILLVRWSDNKCVCVVTNYDTIEPVKNVHRWFSDVKIKGDVPQPNVLNNYNAYMGGVDPHDWLASKYATSLRGKKWYWPLFTHVLDRIVVNAWIIHKFLHTGKEQLDLVSFRRAVCVPYLKLGEANRRLGRKSTATSPSTRLDDIRYDEKDHVIAKRENQRRCQKKSCSGKLRTYCKKCNITLCLECFAPYHKQ, via the coding sequence ATGTttgatacaaatgaagaaatcctttTAGTGAGATGGTCAGACAATAAGTGTGTATGCGTTGTGACAAACTACGATACTATTGAGCCTGTGAAAAATGTACATCGATGGTTCagtgatgtaaaaataaaaggtgACGTTCCTCAACCAAATGTTCTGAACAACTATAATGCCTACATGGGAGGTGTCGATCCCCATGATTGGCTGGCTAGTAAATATGCAACATCTTTACGAGGAAAGAAATGGTACTGGCCTCTCTTCACTCATGTACTAGATAGGATTGTGGTAAATGCATGGATCATCCATAAATTTCTGCATACAGGAAAAGAGCAACTTGACTTAGTAAGCTTCAGAAGAGCAGTATGCGTACCATATCTGAAGTTAGGTGAAGCAAATAGAAGACTCGGTAGAAAGAGCACAGCCACTAGCCCATCTACAAGACTTGATGATATTCGGTACGATGAGAAAGACCACGTCATAGCCAAGAGGGAAAATCAGAGACGATGCCAGAAGAAGTCTTGCTCCGGGAAGCTAAGGACCTATTGCAAAAAATGCAATATAACACTTTGTTTAGAGTGTTTTGCTCCTTATCACAAGCAGTAA
- the LOC137651718 gene encoding piggyBac transposable element-derived protein 2-like, with protein MVENLYENKVKTEAGQRDEVKEMAKKHSALTVEEAINILFLDDEDDEIDNPDVIIIPPDVDELTDEEDISEDIIEDVSVQDVPGSLEVQVNQQPIENPTKDRGASAKSSWKKREFCNTEPIWKHKNLEYSKVKELSEQYKENLQEIKESLYNLSPLELFEKLMSRGIYDHILKETVRYASSYRNKCEFTLGIDELKTFIAILLFSGYHKVPSDRDY; from the exons ATGGTGGAAAATCTCTACGAAAATAAAGTTAAAACAGAAGCTGGACAGAGAGATGAAGTAAAGGAG ATGGCGAAGAAACACTCTGCACTTACAGTCGAGGAAGCAATCAATATCCTGTTTctggatgatgaagatgatgaaatcgACAATCCTGATGTCATTATTATACCGCCTGACGTAGATGAATTGACCGATGAAGAGGATATCAGTGAAGACATAATAGAGGATGTTTCTGTTCAGGATGTTCCTGGTTCCTTAGAAGTTCAAGTGAACCAACAGCCAATTGAAAACCCTACTAAAGACAGAGGGGCATCTGCTAAATCTTCTTGGAAAAAACGAGAATTTTGTAACACTGAACCCATCTGGAAACATAAAAATCTTGAGTACAGCAAAGTCAAGGAGCTTTCAGAACAGTATAAGGAAAACTTGCAAGAAATAAAAGAGAGCCTTTATAATCTATCTCCTCTGGAACTATTTGAGAAACTGATGTCTCGTGGCATATATGACCACATTTTGAAAGAGACAGTACGTTATGCAAGTTCTTATAGAAATAAATGTGAGTTTACATTAGGTATTGATGAACTGAAAACCTTCATTGCTATATTGCTATTCTCGGGATATCACAAAGTCCCCTCAGATCGCGATTATTAG